A segment of the Catenuloplanes nepalensis genome:
GGGTGGCCACGGTCGCGCAGAGCCCTTCGGTCCCGCCCGGCATGACCGTCCGCGAGTACGTGCTGCTCGGCCGCACCCCCTACGTGCCGCCGCTCGGCCGGGAGTCCGCCGCCGACCTGGCCGCGGCCGACGAGGAGATCCGCAGCCTGGACCTGACCGCGTTCGCGGACCGGCCGTTGACCACGCTCTCCGGCGGCGAGCGGCAGCGCGCGTTCCTGGCCCGCGCGCTCGCCCAGCGCGCACCGCTGCTGCTGCTCGACGAGCCGACCAGCGCGCTCGACATCGGTCACCAGCAGGACGTGCTCGACCTGGTCGACCGGCTGCGGCGGGACCGCGGCCTGACCGTGGTCGCGACCATGCACGACCTGTCGATCGCGGGCGAGTACGCGGACCGGATGGTGCTCCTCGCGGCCGGCCGGGTGGCCGCGGCCGGCACCCCGGCGGAGGTGCTGACCGAGCCACTGCTGGCGGCGCACTACCGCGCCCGAGTCCGGGTGCTGCCCGGCGAGCACGGCCCCCTGGTCGTCCCGGTCCGCTGAGTCAGAGCGGGGCTGAGTCAGAGCAGGGCTGAGTCAGAGCAGGTGGGCGTAGCGGTCCGGCGGGCCGCTCCAGGCCACCTCCGGGTCGAGCAGCACGGCCCAGTCCGGCCGCCACTGTGGTGAGCGGTGGGTCATCTCCGCGTTCAGCTTGTCCAGCCACGGGCCGGTGATGCCGTCGTACTCCCACCACTCCGGCCAGGAGTCCCAGCGCCGCTCCAGGTGAAAGCCGTCCGCGGTCGTCTCCAGCCGCAGGAACAGCCACCGGCCGCGCCCGCCGGAGTTCTCCGCCGTCCACAGCGCGCGGGCCAGATCGCTGGCCTCCCGGTACGCGACCCACGAGTTCTCGCCCTCGCGGGTCGCGGGCGGGAACTGGCCGGGCTGCTCGCTGGAACCGTCGATCTCCAGCTGGAACAGCACGGAGCAGCGCCCGTCCCCGCCCGGCGCCCGGCCGCGCGCCCACGCGATCAGCGCGCCCAGCTCCGGTGACATCGGATAGGTCATCTCGTCCGGCCGGGAAAGCTCCGGTGCCTGCCGCATCGCGGTCCAGACCAGCTGCTGGTGCTGCTCGTCGCTGAGCGCGCGCACCCGGCGGCGGACCGGGCGCGCAGCCGATGCGGGCACGAACGGCGCCGCGCTGCCCGGGGTGCCGCCGCCCCGCGCGGCCGCGGCCACACCGGCGCGCGGGTCGGGCTGCACCACGCTGATCCGGCCCAGCAGGTTCCACAGCACGGTCTCGTCCACCGCGCGGGCGTACGCGGCGGCCAGCAGCCGGTCCGCGGCAGCGTCCACGGACGTGCGCTCCTGCACCGAGTCGGGACCGTGCCGGCCCCACTCGAAGACGATCTCGCGCAGTGCCAGCAGCGCCTGCTGGTCGTCGATCACCTCGCGGACCGTGGCCAGCAGGCCGTCGTCGCCCAGGTCGTGCGGGTAGGCGACGCGGTGCCAGGCCTTGTCGTACCAGTAGACGTACCCGAGCTGGTCGATGTTCGCGGCCGAGGTCAGCTCCGCCCGGGGCAGCCACTCGGGCGCGCCGGCCAGCAGGTCGATCGGCGGGCTGTAGTCCACGGTCCGGCTGTACTCGTGGTCGTACCCGAAGAGCACCGCCCGGTCGCCGTCGATCAGCACCAGACGCGCGTGGTTGCCACCGTGATCGTCGTGGTGCGCGCCGGCACCGTCGATCCAGTACACGTCCCGGTATCCGATCGTCGCGAGCGCGGCCGCCTGCGCGACCCACCGCGCCCACAGCTGCGGGGGCGCGTCGAGGTCAACAGTGGTGATCTCCATGGGTACAAAGGTGCCACGAGACATCGGCCGAACGGACAGCCGGTCGTCACGTTGACGCACAGGTCGTGGTCGACCACGGTGGGATCATGTAT
Coding sequences within it:
- a CDS encoding ABC transporter ATP-binding protein, translated to MSVRGLRVRLGGATILDGVDLAVAPGEWVTIIGPNGAGKSTLLRALTGLVAYTGSISLTGGGPPPAGGSPAAGGVEITALRRRERARRVATVAQSPSVPPGMTVREYVLLGRTPYVPPLGRESAADLAAADEEIRSLDLTAFADRPLTTLSGGERQRAFLARALAQRAPLLLLDEPTSALDIGHQQDVLDLVDRLRRDRGLTVVATMHDLSIAGEYADRMVLLAAGRVAAAGTPAEVLTEPLLAAHYRARVRVLPGEHGPLVVPVR